The nucleotide window AGGGCACCTTCTGGGATGGCAGTGAGACCCCTTTCTGTAGCTATGCTGACTGCTACCCTTAGCACTGctgatggtggtggcagtggctgAATTTCTCATTGGCCTTGTTGGAAATAGAGTCCTTGTGGTCTGGGATTTTGGAGAATAGATCAGAAAATGTAAAGGGATCCCCATACAAACTCATTGTCCTGTGCGTGCTGGCTATTCAGTGTCTACTACTGCGGGGACATCATGACTTCTGAACACTCTCTGCTTGTGGCTGAAGCAGAGGGCCTGGGGCTAGGTTTTTGGTTTCTTCTAGGATCTTTTAAGATTGCTTTGCTCTTTCCTCCCCAAGCATGTTGCCTTCCTCAGAAGCTAGCCTagccttcctccttctttctaattcagttcttccttctcctcatttCCTCAGAGTTCCTGGTCTGGTTTGACCACTGTCTTTGCTGTGTAGCAACACATACTTTAACACACTTTAAAACAACGCACACATTTAtgtcacagtttctgtgggtagAGTCCAGGCACAGCCTAAGTGGGCCCTCTGCGCAGAGTCTTAAAAGCTACAATCAAGATGTTGACtgggatgtgtttttttttctggagctgAGGGTGCTTTTCCAAGCTTACTGGCTATTTGCAGAAATCAGTTCCTTGTGGTTGTTAGACAAATGTCCCAGTTTTCTGCTGCTGTCTTCTGGGGGCCAATCTCAATGCTATGGTTTCTTGccatgtgtgtctctcacaacCAGGCAGCTGGATTGTTCAACGTCAGCAAGAAGGCACAGTTTCTCTTCCAAGACTTTAACTGATTAAGTTAGACTCACCCAGGGGGAATTTTTTTTGAGTAATTCAGATGCAACTGATTTAGTTACATTTGCAAAAGCTCTTTATCTTTGGCATATAATATAACCTAGTTACAGAAGTAACAACCCGTCTTATGTACTGTCCCACCTGCTCTAGGGTTATTCGGGGTATATACACTAAGGAGTGGAAATCTTAGAGGCAGTTTTAGAATTCAACCTTCCATAAACATTTGTGGTGGGCTGCTCCCAGGGAGGTTGGAATCTGGACATTTAAATGAAACACTTTTCCTATATTTCTTGATAACTGTGCTAgtcttttttcacttatttgagCTCATTTCCTTCCCCTAAGACCTTGGTGTGAGATGTGTATGGATAATTGATCATGAAAGATGGATGACCTCAAAGACCCTGATTAGCAGTAATGGCTCCTCTCTctgacttccattttttttattatttggcaCTTAAACATACCGTTTTTCTTCTCTGCTTGTTTTCTTCCCTAGAACTTCccttatttctctctttgatagtgaaatatattttactttattattttttgataatgaaatatattttagatttgaGTTTATTCAGCTTTCATGCTTTTATATTCAGAATacttctcataaaaataaaatttgttttttataatatgaGCTCACGTTTGGCACTGATAAAACCTGAGAATGTTTTGATTTGGTCTTCTTGTTGAGAAATCTTGATATATTATGTGTTAGTGTCTAGATCCTAGCTCATGACCCTGGAGAAGGGAAGTTGGTGTCTGGGGTATTGTTTCAAATCTCTCAGTATAGGCTCAGAGTGCATTCATGTGGATGCAAATACGGAGAGGGGAATCATAACTTCTAAACTCTCTGTGCCTGGTCGCACCTGTTCAGTCTTGGAGGATAGGTTCCTGAAGGACAAGGCCAAATCCAGATTTTGTGGTGTGAAAACTTACCTTGAGTGTGATATCACCCCCAGATATCTGAAGCTCAGCCGCAGTCACACACATTCATCTGCTGAAGCAGGACACCTTCTGTGACAGAAGTGAGAGACTCCTATCTCCAGCCATGCTGACTGCTGCCCTACCACTGCTGATGATGGTGGCAGTGGTTGAATTTCTCATTGGCTTGGTGGGAAATGGAGTCCTTATGGTCTGGAGTTTTGGTGAATGGGTCAGAAAATTCAACGGGTCCTCATACAACCTCATTGTCCTGGGCCTGGCTGTCTGCCGATTTCTCCTGCAGTGTCTGATTATGATGGACTTAAGCCTGTTTCCatttttccagagtagctgttgGCTTCACTATCTCAGTATCTTCTGGATCCTGGTAAGCCAGGCCAGCCTGTGGTTTGCCACTTTCCTCAGCGTCTTCTACTGCAGGAAGATCATGACCCTTGAACATCCTGTCTGCTTGTGGCTGAAGCAGAGGGCCTATTGCCTGAGTCTCTGGTGCCTTCTGGTGTACCTCATGATCAGTTTGTTACTTGTAGCACACATTGGCTTAAAGCCCTATAATCCTTCTCAAGGCAACAGCAGCATTCTGTACCCCCTTAAAAGCTGGCACTACCTGTATATAGTAAAGCTCAACGCAGGAAGTGGATTGCCTCTCATggtgtttcttgtttcttctggTATGCTGATTGTCTCTTTGTATAGACACCACAAGAAGATGGAGGTACATACAGCTGGTAGGAGAGATGCTCAGGCCAAGGCTCACATCACTGTACTGAAGTCCTTGGGCTGCTTCCTTATCCTTCATGTGATTTATATCCTGGCCAGCCCCTTTTCCATTACCTCCAAGTCTTCTGCTGATCTCCTCGTTGTCTTCATCTCTGAGACAGTCATGGCTGCCTATCCTTCTCTTCATTCTGTCATTCTGATCCTGGGGAATCCCAGGATGAAGCAGACTTGTCAGAGAATTCTGTGGAAGACAGTGTGTGCTTGGAAATCCTAGAGAGATGTGTGCTCAGACTACCCTTTTGAGACACTTGTTGGTAGCTCTCTGAAAGGAAGCTgacttttgtatcttttaaaacttttcttctctGATACCAAATCAATAAATGAGCTATAGGAAGTACAGGATAAAAACTAATACTATTCTCTTTTGGCAGTGTGAAGTATAACTGTCTTATTGTGTTATAAAAATCAAGACTGGGGCTTTGTGTTTGGTAAAGTAGTTGTTATATTCTGTTTATAtactaaataattcatttatttttatttttatttttatttttattttttcttttttttcatttctttttaaattacatatataagtTCACTTAATATAgagatcattaatttttttaatattttatttatttattcatgagacacacacacagagacagagacataagcagagggagaagcaggctccctctggggagcctgatgtgggactcaatcccaggaccctgggatcatgacttgagccaaaggcagatgctcaaccactaagccacccatgtgccccaagatcattaatttttaataaatttcaccTATCCATTAATGATAGTCATTTTagataagctttttaaaaatgaaatatcaaataattttcccatttctctATTATAGTAGGTCTAGTTAtctgactgaaaaataaaacaacacatcTTTATATTTCTAGAAGTTTCTTTGAACACTAGACTTGCCTTTTATGATAAAAGTCATTTGACTGTCATGTTCTGTATGAAGCTTCAAAGCCCAGGACCTAGATAGGTTATATTTTTAGTAGTTGGATGAATTTTCCATTACGCCCTGCTTATCTTTATACAGATGTCCCTCGTGACCAGTTGTAAGAATGATAATAACGATACCTCCCATTTGTTTTAGGCTTTACATTTTATCAGATATTCTTATATATTGcccattatctcatttgattttttttaaaattttaatttaaattcagttagccaacatataggaGATAACAcgttatctctttttattttaatagcaacTCTATGTAGTTATATTTCGGTCTTCAATTTATAGATCACAAAACTCAGGCTGGAGCAGTGATTTGCTCAAGATCATCATCTCAAGATCAATGAGGCAGGAAAAAGAATCTCAGAGTTTTGGACTCCAGGTCTTGTGCATTTTCCAGTAGACCTTAAGTTTTTCTTGTTCATACTTAAAGACTTCATGCTGAGAGTTTCCTGTGGAATGCTCaagtttatgaatatttttcagcAGATGAAATAAACAACTAATCTATCAGGTTTGTTGCAACTTGAAAGGTATCGGTGGGTTGCATGGGAGCCAGGATCCCAATCACAACTGAAGTTTCTATGACTTGCTCTTCTTAGGGACAAAACACTTGCATTTTCCCAGTCACTTTTTGGGATtagatttccttcattttctaaaCATGATTTAGCTCATGATGGGTGTGAGGCTGCTTTGTGTTTTATCCAAGAAAACAAATCTGGAGGCAAATCTGTGCTCTGGAACTGATTCCTTATGTAAATCTTTTCTAGTTTGCATTCTCAGAGCTGCAGCTGGATCCATGCACATGTGCatttgtgcatatgtgtatagATACCACTAGCCTTTCTTTCTGTTATGTAGTATGATGCAGCCTAAGGGTGgactaaaaagttttaaatagtaACATGTTTTCATTCCACTCCCCATTATTAGTCCCACTGCCCAGATTTAGCTATATTTTGCCATTTGCCTTAATTCTTCTAGGGATGACTTTCACAACTCTAATTTTGCCTGTCTTATTTGGTTTATCAACTTTGAACTGTAACTTTTTAATCCTATTCATCAAAGTTTgggaattatctcatttaacctccAAACCATTCTCCTCTCCAAATttgattagttttatttattattaattgtatAATTTAAGTAATATGTTTTTAACTTTACTGTTTTGAGCCATAACTTATGACAATATCTTCAGAATCTCAATTACATAGGAGGAAGAAATTAGTGCTTCATTTCTCCTGTACTTTTCCCATATCCCATTGCACGTTCAACTTCAAATGACttaaggagaaaatacatttattggaAGGAAATTGGCAATCTCACAGAATCATTGGGGAGACTGGAAAGTCTAGATCAGAATGAGAACCAGAGAGCTTAAACAACTGAGAACATAACCAAGTACCTCTATGAGGACTGATGCTGGCACCACCACTCACATTTCAATTGTGAGAATTGTGCCTCTGACACTGAAACTGCCTCTGTGAATGTGCCCAAGTCATCGCTCCCAGGTCCGAAGTCcttcctgtgagcctctggttGGCTGATTCTAGGTCACACACCTGCTGTCTGATTTCTTTTTGGcttctgaaatatatatttttaaatgaaataaagtactCAGTAATTAGATTAAGCAGCATAATTGATACAGGTGATGGTGAATTAATAAAGACTTAAtgccttccagttccatccatgttgaaggaaatggtgggtatttgtcatttctaatggctgagtaataaaggaaaaatatcatatggtttcactcatatgggtaGAAATagtgaaatagtgaaaaggattataagagaaaggaggcataatgaatgggaaaaattagagagggtgacaaaacatgagagactcctaactctgggaaatgaacaaagggtattagaaggggaggcaggtggggggttggggagactAGGTGATGAGcgctgaggggagcacttgatgggataagcactgggttttttttttttttaagattttatttatttattcatgagagacatagagagaaagagaggcagagacacagacaggctccatgcaggctccatgcagggaacccaatacgggactcgatcccaggacactgggatcatgtcctgagctgaaggcagatgctcaactgctgagccacccaggcatcccagcactgggtgttatactatatgttggcaaatcgaacttcaataaaatatatatatatatggaatatatatatatatgcatatatataaaatgaaaaaaatacttaatgaacTGTAACTAAAGAACTGTGAGTTCAGCTCAGAGAACTCTTAAAAGGTAACAGGAAACtgtaaaaaagatggaaaatgtaaaagaaaaagaaaataaaagctctaTGTTACATAGAAATAACAGAGTAGTTATTGTATGACTGGAATCCCAGAGGAGATGggaaaaatgaatggaaagaatgaaatacttGAAGAATTAATGACCAAGAGTTGCACCGAGTTCAAGAAACATAACAAACAAACCAgatttaaaaagtacaaagagtgccaaacaagacagaaaaggaaggggGAACACTTCACACTTTACAGAAGAATTTAAGAATATCAAAGAGGAAAGTTTATAAGGATATCATAAGACTATCAAGAGAAAGTTTACAGGactttaagagagaaagagcagatcATGAATATGAGTGATACTTCTCAGtagaatgcagaagaaaaaagttttgccttacattttattttataaaatatcccccccccaaaaaaaatattcccttctattttcaaataacacCAAGAAGAAAAGTTAAAGAGTATTTCTGGCTGGCAGAAAATTTTTGTATGGATTATATATAGGgaatgaattataaaaattttagcaAAGACATAGTAGATTGATGGTCATGAAGTTAGTGAGCAGATTCTGAAATGTTATAACCATCAAGGAAAATCTTGAAATTCTAAAGGCTTTTGAAAAAACGTGAAATCACATTCGCAAGTCAACTAAAGGAGTTGATGTTGTATGTAATTGAGCATGATTCTAAGTATCTAAGCACAAATAATTGCCAGTGTTATAAAATTTGATATAATGAAGTAATGGAAATGGGGggaaatagatgcaaaaataaatcatatagattgaagacaaaagaaactatCAGGGGCAGCTTACTCTCAGGGAGAAAGCCTTAACAATAtatgcattttaagaaaaaagctgAAAACAGCTGAAGTGCTTTCTTTTAGTGGGACACTAAGTAGAGTGCCTTCAAGACCTCTACATTCTACACAATAATCAGTTACTGGCAAAATTATGAGTAAAGATTAGGTAGCTGTGAAAGCATTTATCctgtgtttgtttaaaaaaatatatatatagttagatGAGACTATTCTCTGGTTCAGATTTTTAAACTGTAATGAAACTCATCTCTAGAAATTACTGCACTCAAAGATTTGAAAGAAGAACAAGCTCCAGTTTAAAAGTTGTGAATGATTCACTGATGGTGAGTACAAAGGCTAGCAGAGATAAGAGATACAtctttctaggatttttttttgggggggcaggaTTTTTAGTGTGTCATCCTTGCATAGAGGTCATGCTAATCTTCTCTATATTGTTTCAGTTTTAGTATACATGCTGCCGAAGTGAGTActctttctaggatttttattaggatttttaaaaagattttatttatttattcatgagagacacacagagagaggcagagacatgcagagggagaagcaggctccttgcagggggcctgatttgggtctcaatcccaggaccaggatcatgccctgaaccaaaggcagatgctcaaccactgagccacccaggtatccctaggaTTTTCTTTCAGTTAGTGCTTTGGTTACAAAAATGTATAGGTTTTTAATAGTCTAATTCAACATTATTATCCTCAtaaggcttttaattttttgtatatgatTTTACAAAGTTTGAAGTTTTATAAGAACAGCCTATATCACTTTATAGCATGAAGGCTAATTTGTTAGAGGtttgtcatgaagattaaatgaattaatatattaaagtgcttagaagagtgcctggtacatagtgatagctataaatatttatcttttaaaaatacttatccTTAATATTGTTATCATACTAGTCTTTGggaaaatttactttaaatatttgtacTAGAAAGGAATAATTAGagatacagaaaatagaatagaaatgccAAATAAATATGGTTTGGCAGTGGTTTCCCTAAGTGTGTGGGTACTTCATCATCTCTTGTTATTTCCTTTAAATCTGCCTACACCTTTATAAATTTTTGGTTACATTCTcttaaatttatctttgtgtgtgttgcTTCTTCtgatatatatgttaaaaagtcaaatttgttaaaaagaccaaaaatccACTGtcaagataaataaaagagaaaagctgaTGATATGATCTTGTATAGAGAAAATACTAAGGAATCTGTGATAAAAttattagaagtaaaaaaaaaaagtattataagtaataaacaagatcaatatacaaaaatcagttgtatatCTGTACATTagcaatgaatatttaaaaaatgaaattaagaaaactttaCAGTTGTATTAGAAAGGAATATTTTAACAGAAGAAGTATAAGACTTATggactgaaaactataagacattgtgaaagaaaataaagagatctaaataaatggaaagacattccatgttcatggtttgacatacttaatattattaagatattagtgctccccaaattgatctacagatcaACAAAATGCTTGTCTGAATCTCAGTTGGCTTTctcacctcccccctcccccatattGACAAGCTAATCCTAACATTTATATGGTTTAGCAGGAGACCCATAGTAACCAAAACAGTTTTGGAAAAGAATAATATTGGGGGATTCAGacttctcaatttcaaaatttaatgCAAAGTTATAGTAATTAGGAAAGTGTAGTTTTGGTATAAGGATAGATATATGAATGAATAGGATAGAATTGAGTGTCCAGAAATAAACCATTACGGTGTGGTGAAATGATTTTAGTCAGAGGTGCCAAGACAAACAATAAAAGAAGCcttctcaacaaatggtgctgggaggacacctgggtggctcagtagttgagcgtttgccttcagctcagggagtgatcccgggatctgggatcgagtcctgcataggattcctgcttctccctatgcctgtgtctctgcctccctctctgtgtctctcatgaataaataaagaaaatatttttaaaaaccaaaacaaatggtGGACAACTGGAAATCCAcatggaaaagaacaaagttgatcTTTACCTCACACTGTATACAACAGGtaactaaaaatatatcataGACCTAAGTGTAATATCTATAACTATATAACTCTCAGATAAAAACTTATGGGAATAAATCTTGGTGACCTTAGGTTAAGcagtggtttcttagatatgacaccaaaaatacaagaaacaacaacaaaatagataaaccagacttcaacaatttaaaaaacatttatgtcTCAAAGTCCCCATCAAGAAAGCAAAAAGGCCAActatagaataggaaaaaatatttgcaaatactcTTTCTGATAAGAGACTTGTACCGGAGATTTATAAATAGCTCTTATAGCTCTGCAATAAAAAGACCTTCCGACGGAAAACTGGACCAAGGCTTTGAATAGTTAGGTATAccaatggtcaataagcacatgaagatgGTCAACATCCTTAGTCATTAGGGGAGtgcaaaatcaaaaccacagagataCTACTTCATAACTACCaggtggctaaaataaaaaatactacatatgaattggagaaattggaattttcattcattattgGTAGGAATATAACCAGGTGCAGCTACTTTGAGAAATAGTTTAGCAGtgccttaaaatattaaacatgcaGTTATCACATAATCCAGCAGTTTCACTCATAGGTTATaggcaagagaaatgaaaatttatatcaacacaaaagcttgtacatgaatattcatggcaacaatttaaaaaaaaagattttatttatttgagagagagagagagagagagagcacatgcgtgggtggggtggagtggggagagggagagggagaagcagactccctgccgagcagagagcccaacatggggcttgatcccaggaccctgaaaacaggacctgagctgaaggtagacacttaactagctgagccacccaggcacccctgttcatGGCAACACTGTTTCTAACAGTCAAGAAGTAGAAACAATTCAATTCTCCAtcatctgatgaatggataagtaaaatatgAAGTGCATATGTGTCTAATATGTCCAAAGAAGAGCAAAAGGCTGGTGTGGCTGGAGTAGAGGGGGTGGTGGAAGATTAGGTCATAGGGGCAATGGGATTTTTAGGGTCCTTATAGATCATTGTGTGGACCTTGTCTTTTATTCTGAGTGAGTTGGGGAGCCATTGGATTGTTTTTAGCAGAGGCAAGTGGTAAAACTCGACTttaaaacttacattttaaaagatcac belongs to Canis lupus baileyi chromosome 15, mCanLup2.hap1, whole genome shotgun sequence and includes:
- the TAS2R5 gene encoding taste receptor type 2 member 5 translates to MLTAALPLLMMVAVVEFLIGLVGNGVLMVWSFGEWVRKFNGSSYNLIVLGLAVCRFLLQCLIMMDLSLFPFFQSSCWLHYLSIFWILVSQASLWFATFLSVFYCRKIMTLEHPVCLWLKQRAYCLSLWCLLVYLMISLLLVAHIGLKPYNPSQGNSSILYPLKSWHYLYIVKLNAGSGLPLMVFLVSSGMLIVSLYRHHKKMEVHTAGRRDAQAKAHITVLKSLGCFLILHVIYILASPFSITSKSSADLLVVFISETVMAAYPSLHSVILILGNPRMKQTCQRILWKTVCAWKS